The following proteins come from a genomic window of Daphnia carinata strain CSIRO-1 chromosome 6, CSIRO_AGI_Dcar_HiC_V3, whole genome shotgun sequence:
- the LOC130699677 gene encoding UPF0389 protein CG9231-like isoform X2, which yields MLNKFRTSQVMCKLNKITRRGMAESKPDASIKPHSEAAYTSPNSALGDVHRVSNVERYFLVWTKKFKSVKDVPGYVSRDMMEKARNIMRIRVNLSIIAICLVGALLAAQSGKKAAGRGETLTKNNLQWHKDYNDSQNAQPPK from the exons ATGTTGAACAAATTTCGTACGTCTCAAGTAATGTGTAAGCTGAATAAAATTACGAGGCGCGGAATGGCTGAATCGAAACCTGATGCCAGTATTAAACCTCATAGTGAAGCCGCATACACGTCCCCTAATTCAGCACTAG GAGATGTTCACAGGGTTAGTAATGTGGAGAGGTATTTCCTGGTTTGGACAAAAAAGTTTAAATCAGTGAAAGATGTTCCTGGCTATGTATC GAGAGACATGATGGAAAAGGCTAGAAACATTATGAGGATAAGAGTAAACCTATCTATCATAGCCATCTGCTTGGTTGGAGCATTACTGGCAGCTCAAAGTGGGAAAAAAGCTGCCGGGAGAGGAGAAACCCTCACTAAGAATAACCTTCAGTGGCATAAAGATTACAATGATTCCCAAAATGCACAGCCACCCAAGTGA